Proteins from one Carcharodon carcharias isolate sCarCar2 chromosome 19, sCarCar2.pri, whole genome shotgun sequence genomic window:
- the LOC121291866 gene encoding butyrophilin subfamily 1 member A1-like isoform X5, producing the protein MFSRMGSWALSLILLLRIHSALTGLGEMPSINLDKYTGNGIQLLCESQQWFPEPTVEWRDENGKALAQQSQPIMIKNPKSFIKVKSFIDVTSDSGNTFNCLLRSVGLNKTASAVFYVPAEFYPKTSGWLYAFLLIFFTILAFIIGLLLFFRKQQRYVRDLANRPKAAEYLQELQQNQDLKMKFESLQVELANICLIPETALMRMTDAKVDFTLDGDTANPNLQVSSDTVSYPAEAKIPAGVSKLSVLGNKGFTSGKHFWVVEVNSQSPWDLGVARKTMVREDEPALSPENGYWTIGHDGRKYWANDTNPLEISLEQKVQEIGIYINCHAGKVLFCDMATRSHLHTFTVSFEEPIYAFFNLSQSGEMLIS; encoded by the exons GTTTAGGAGAAATGCCATCGATCAACTTGGACAAGTACACGGGGAATGGAATTCAGCTGCTGTGTGAGTCCCAGCAGTGGTTTCCTGAACCGACGGTGGAGTGGAGGGATGAGAATGGTAAGGCCCTagcccagcagagccaaccgATAATGATTAAGAATCCCAAATCCTTCATCAAAGTGAAGAGCTTCATCGATGTGACGAGTGACTCTGGGAACACCTTTAACTGTCTACTGCGAAGTGTGGGGTTGAACAAGACAGCCAGTGCCGTGTTCTATGTCCCAG ctGAATTCTATCCCAAGACCTCCGGCTGGCTTTATGCCTTCCTCCTGATCTTCTTCACCATCCTCGCCTTCATCATCGGCCTACTCCTATTCTTCAGGAAGCAACAGAGATATGTCCGAG aTCTAGCAAATAGGCCAAAAGCTGCAG AATATTTGCAAGAGTTGCAGCAGAACC aGGACCTCAAAATGAAGTTTG AAAGTCTCCAGGTCGAGCTAG CCAATATTTGCCTTATCCCTGAAACAG CCTTAATGAGGATGACTGATGCTAAAG TTGACTTCACCCTGGACGGTGACACTGCGAATCCAAACCTCCAGGTATCTTCCGATACCGTGAGCTACCCTGCAGAAGCAAAGATTCCCGCTGGCGTGTCCAAGTTATCCGTGCTGGGAAATAAAGGCTTCACCAGCGGGAAGCACTTCTGGGTGGTGGAAGTGAACAGTCAGTCCCCCTGGGACCTGGGAGTAGCCAGGAAGACAATGGTCAGGGAGGACGAGCCAGCTTTGAGCCCTGAAAACGGATACTGGACGATTGGGCACGACGGGCGAAAATACTGGGCAAACGACACCAACCCCTTGGAAATCTCCCTCGAACAGAAGGTCCAGGAGATTGGAATATACATCAACTGCCACGCTGGGAAGGTCCTTTTCTGCGATATGGCCACCCGTTCCCACCTCCACACTTTCACTGTCAGCTTCGAGGAGCCGATCTACGCTTTCttcaatctctctcagtctggGGAAATGTTAATTTCTTAG